A single region of the Selenomonas sp. oral taxon 920 genome encodes:
- a CDS encoding gamma carbonic anhydrase family protein, with amino-acid sequence MEPIILPYRGKMPVIDPTAFIAPTAAVIGDVTVGAGSSIWFGAVVRGDFQPITIGQNTNIQENATIHVMRDVPVRIGDNVLVGHNAVVHCSRIGDNTLIGMGSIVMGYSEIGENVVIGAGTFLPQHKRIPSNSLVFGNPAQIVRALRDDEIEALRDAAGNYADLGAEYKRIIEEMK; translated from the coding sequence ATGGAGCCTATCATCCTGCCCTATCGGGGCAAAATGCCCGTTATTGATCCAACGGCATTTATTGCGCCGACAGCGGCGGTCATCGGAGACGTGACGGTCGGTGCCGGTTCGAGCATTTGGTTTGGTGCCGTTGTACGCGGCGATTTTCAACCGATTACCATTGGGCAGAATACGAATATCCAAGAAAATGCGACGATTCACGTCATGCGAGACGTACCTGTCCGCATCGGGGACAATGTGCTCGTTGGGCACAATGCCGTCGTGCATTGCAGCCGCATCGGGGACAATACCCTCATCGGTATGGGCTCCATCGTGATGGGCTACTCCGAGATCGGCGAGAACGTCGTCATCGGCGCGGGCACCTTCCTTCCCCAGCACAAGAGGATTCCGTCGAACTCGCTTGTGTTCGGCAACCCTGCTCAGATCGTACGCGCACTGCGTGACGATGAAATCGAGGCGCTTCGAGATGCGGCGGGCAACTACGCCGATCTTGGAGCGGAGTACAAACGTATCATTGAGGAGATGAAGTAA
- the coaE gene encoding dephospho-CoA kinase (Dephospho-CoA kinase (CoaE) performs the final step in coenzyme A biosynthesis.) has protein sequence MKIIGLTGGIACGKSTVSKTLHALGAYIIDADVLAHELSQPKQPIFNVYVERFGRAVVTAGGTLDRAAVAQRVFSDPAVRAEMDAVTHPLIRAEAERRIQAARTAGERAAVLDVPLLFEAGWDVLADETWVVAIPEEEQLARLLARDKTMHESEARARIGAQMPLAEKCARADIVIDNSGTKEETREYIGKVWSERIIGNS, from the coding sequence GTGAAGATCATCGGCCTTACGGGCGGCATCGCCTGCGGCAAGTCCACTGTCAGCAAAACGCTGCACGCACTTGGCGCGTATATCATTGATGCGGATGTTCTCGCGCATGAACTCTCGCAGCCAAAGCAGCCGATCTTCAACGTCTATGTGGAGCGCTTTGGGCGCGCGGTTGTGACGGCGGGCGGAACGCTTGACCGTGCGGCAGTTGCGCAGCGCGTCTTTTCTGACCCCGCCGTACGCGCGGAGATGGATGCTGTTACGCATCCGCTGATCCGCGCTGAGGCGGAGCGGCGGATACAGGCGGCACGCACGGCAGGTGAGAGAGCAGCAGTACTCGATGTGCCGCTGCTCTTTGAAGCGGGATGGGATGTGCTCGCCGATGAGACGTGGGTGGTTGCGATCCCAGAGGAGGAGCAGCTGGCGCGTCTTTTGGCACGGGACAAGACGATGCATGAGAGCGAGGCGCGGGCACGCATCGGGGCGCAGATGCCGCTCGCAGAGAAATGCGCGCGGGCAGACATTGTGATCGACAACAGTGGGACAAAGGAAGAAACGCGGGAATACATTGGGAAAGTTTGGAGCGAAAGGATCATTGGGAATTCGTAG
- a CDS encoding cob(I)yrinic acid a,c-diamide adenosyltransferase, producing the protein MSVTTKTGDQGQTSLFTGERIAKDDLRVEVYGIVDSLGSTLGMARAFAENKRVKEDILAAQKQLGMLMADFASRNKPPRITDEMIAGIEAEIASIEESLPALKEFIIPGDRKSSAMLDLARTTARTAERHAWTLARRGSVAEVDLRYLNRLSDYIFVLMRLEDADKPGL; encoded by the coding sequence ATGAGTGTCACGACCAAGACCGGCGATCAGGGACAGACGAGCCTCTTTACGGGCGAGCGGATTGCAAAGGACGATCTGCGCGTCGAGGTGTACGGGATTGTGGACAGCCTCGGCTCCACGCTCGGCATGGCGCGCGCATTCGCTGAGAACAAGCGCGTGAAGGAGGATATCCTCGCCGCGCAGAAGCAGCTTGGCATGCTGATGGCAGACTTTGCCAGCCGCAACAAGCCGCCGCGCATCACGGATGAGATGATCGCGGGAATCGAGGCAGAGATTGCAAGCATCGAGGAGAGCCTGCCTGCGCTGAAGGAGTTCATCATCCCCGGCGATCGGAAGTCGAGCGCGATGCTTGATCTAGCGCGCACGACGGCACGCACCGCCGAGCGCCATGCATGGACGCTTGCACGCCGCGGCTCTGTGGCGGAGGTCGACCTGCGCTATCTGAACCGCCTGTCCGACTACATCTTTGTCCTCATGCGCCTTGAGGATGCGGACAAGCCCGGCCTGTGA
- the polA gene encoding DNA polymerase I yields MSREQFAVLDGSSLFFRAFYALQLPPNARGIHTNAVHGFAMMLVKLMRELAPTNIVIAFDKSRTTFRTALYPAYKGTRDKTPEELLSQIPLLKELSAALGIPFLELDGYEADDIIGTLATQAAAEGIPSVVVTGDRDALQLIRTGLTVMLTKKGISETRAYDAATFEEEYGFPPIRLIDMKGLMGDSSDNIPGVPGVGPKTATKLLVEYGTIENVLDHAAEVSGKKLSASLVEYRDQALLSKQLATIECSVPELRYRAEDFRMQPNRAALEAFCREYELRTVWRTLSEYLGAAAPTAAVEQSLFAAEEDEPAMSLEAAELTAADLDVLRAAKEISIGAVFEGAAPFVRIALLALVCGEKRYILRPDVPCFDEVRNIMAECSLVLWNAKRYAQAGVSIGTNIFDLELADYLLHPEESRRSIERTAFAHLAEAAEVPADLTDEQRTVREALLAARLSAPMRTALAAAGLLRLCQDVELPLVPVLAAMERTGIYVNRAALERELAAANVRIDTLVREIHTLAGAEFNISSPKQLGEILFERLGLTTGGKVKKTKTGYSTNAETLEELRDQHPIVDKVLTYRMWTKLRSTYLEGIGGLIRPATGRVHTSFNQTVTATGRLSSSDPNLQNIPVRTEEGRAVRALFEPGEGYDELLSADYSQIELRILAHMSGDATLIDAFRSGQDVHARTAAEVFGVPLDAVTGEQRRRAKAVNFGIVYGLSDFGLARDLGIGRKEAAGYIERYFERYHGVRVFLDKIVADAHVNGYVTTLYGRRRDLPALNSRNFMQRSFAERMAMNTPIQGTAADLIKIAMIRAYDALCAANVQSRILLQVHDELVLEVVEAEVEAVTEILRTAMSGAAELLVPLAVDVHIGKNWAEAK; encoded by the coding sequence GTGAGCAGGGAGCAATTTGCCGTACTCGACGGGAGCAGCCTCTTCTTTCGCGCATTCTATGCGCTGCAGCTCCCGCCGAACGCACGCGGCATCCACACGAATGCGGTGCACGGCTTTGCGATGATGCTTGTGAAGCTGATGCGGGAACTCGCACCGACGAACATTGTCATCGCGTTTGACAAGAGCCGCACAACGTTCCGCACGGCACTCTACCCCGCGTACAAGGGGACGCGTGACAAGACGCCGGAGGAGCTGCTTTCCCAGATTCCTCTCCTAAAGGAACTGTCGGCAGCGCTCGGCATTCCCTTCCTCGAACTGGACGGCTACGAGGCGGACGACATCATCGGCACACTCGCAACGCAGGCGGCGGCAGAGGGGATCCCATCCGTCGTTGTGACGGGCGACCGTGACGCACTGCAGCTGATCCGCACAGGGCTCACCGTCATGCTGACGAAAAAGGGAATCAGTGAGACTCGTGCCTACGATGCGGCGACATTTGAGGAGGAGTATGGATTCCCGCCGATCCGCCTCATTGATATGAAAGGGCTGATGGGAGACAGTTCGGACAACATTCCGGGGGTGCCCGGTGTGGGGCCGAAGACCGCAACGAAACTGCTTGTGGAGTACGGTACGATCGAAAATGTGCTCGATCATGCCGCTGAGGTCAGCGGGAAGAAGCTCAGCGCCTCGCTCGTGGAATATCGTGATCAGGCGCTCCTCTCAAAGCAGCTTGCGACGATTGAATGCTCTGTGCCCGAACTCCGCTACCGTGCGGAGGATTTTCGCATGCAGCCGAACCGTGCCGCACTTGAGGCGTTCTGCAGGGAATATGAGCTGCGTACCGTGTGGCGCACACTCTCGGAGTATCTCGGCGCGGCGGCTCCGACGGCAGCGGTGGAACAGTCCCTCTTTGCGGCAGAGGAAGATGAGCCTGCCATGTCTCTCGAAGCAGCAGAACTCACTGCTGCCGACCTCGATGTCCTGCGCGCGGCGAAGGAAATTTCCATCGGTGCAGTGTTCGAAGGGGCAGCTCCCTTTGTTCGGATTGCTCTGCTTGCCCTTGTCTGCGGGGAGAAACGGTATATCCTGCGTCCGGATGTACCGTGTTTTGACGAGGTGCGGAATATCATGGCGGAGTGTTCACTCGTTCTCTGGAATGCAAAGCGTTATGCACAGGCAGGAGTTTCCATCGGCACGAACATCTTTGATCTGGAACTTGCGGACTACCTACTCCATCCCGAGGAGAGCAGGCGCAGTATTGAACGCACGGCATTTGCCCATCTTGCCGAGGCGGCCGAAGTGCCCGCTGACCTCACCGACGAACAGCGCACCGTACGTGAGGCTCTGCTTGCCGCACGTCTCTCTGCGCCCATGCGGACGGCGCTTGCGGCAGCCGGGCTTTTGCGTCTCTGTCAGGACGTGGAACTGCCGCTTGTTCCTGTACTCGCGGCGATGGAGCGAACGGGCATCTATGTGAACCGCGCAGCACTCGAACGAGAGCTTGCTGCGGCGAATGTGCGCATTGATACGCTCGTTAGGGAGATTCACACACTTGCGGGTGCGGAGTTCAACATCAGCTCGCCCAAGCAGCTCGGCGAGATCCTCTTCGAGCGCCTCGGGCTCACGACAGGCGGCAAGGTCAAGAAGACCAAGACGGGCTACTCGACGAACGCCGAGACCCTTGAAGAGCTGCGCGATCAGCACCCCATCGTCGACAAGGTGCTCACCTACCGCATGTGGACGAAGCTGCGTTCGACTTATCTCGAGGGCATCGGCGGCCTCATCCGCCCCGCAACGGGGCGCGTGCATACGAGCTTCAACCAGACCGTGACAGCGACGGGACGGCTCTCAAGTTCCGATCCGAACCTCCAGAACATTCCTGTGCGGACGGAGGAGGGGCGTGCCGTACGTGCACTCTTCGAGCCGGGCGAGGGCTATGATGAGCTCCTCTCGGCGGACTATTCGCAGATCGAGCTGCGTATTCTCGCCCATATGTCGGGCGATGCGACGCTCATCGACGCGTTCCGCAGCGGGCAGGATGTTCACGCGCGCACGGCGGCCGAGGTGTTCGGTGTACCGCTTGATGCGGTGACGGGCGAGCAGCGCCGCCGGGCAAAGGCGGTCAACTTCGGCATCGTCTATGGCCTGAGTGACTTCGGACTTGCGCGGGATCTCGGCATCGGGCGCAAGGAGGCGGCGGGTTATATTGAACGATACTTTGAGCGGTACCACGGCGTGCGGGTGTTTTTGGATAAAATCGTAGCCGATGCACACGTGAACGGTTACGTAACGACACTCTACGGACGGCGGCGTGACCTGCCCGCGCTCAACAGCCGCAACTTTATGCAGCGCTCCTTTGCCGAGCGCATGGCGATGAATACGCCGATCCAAGGAACGGCTGCGGATCTCATTAAGATTGCGATGATCCGCGCGTACGACGCCCTGTGTGCGGCGAACGTGCAGAGCCGCATCCTGCTGCAGGTGCATGACGAACTCGTGCTTGAAGTGGTGGAGGCGGAGGTGGAAGCGGTGACTGAGATCCTGCGCACGGCGATGAGCGGCGCGGCGGAACTTCTTGTGCCGCTCGCCGTGGACGTGCACATCGGCAAGAACTGGGCGGAGGCGAAATAG
- a CDS encoding PolC-type DNA polymerase III gives MNKTYRILPSAEDMLLRLLRGLALSDEERALLRACALRHVEVSAEENTWELVIGTPVVLDEDLLAAIARQVETNYSLAGAFVQQNVIALDRAVAPLWERVVCEAAGDDAVLFHTLRRTEYAVDGNVIRLSAPGHFGAELFAQSAVAKRIEAAVRTHVGCTCRVVCMECELADDLNAPAWTPPVLSVPAPKEVPAALSPSRAAKGAKVKELPANVILGRGVSGEARDLGVLEDEVKNIVLEGEVFAPQANKLKSGAYILLLKFADKTNGIACKKFFAARGKTTQEDIDAEVERILKAIGKGCSVRIQGKIEYDKFISDYVLFIDSMERRSVPQREDTAQVKRVELHAHTKMSALDAVVPPKVLVETAARWGWPAVAITDHGVVQAFPEAMNTARALKKKGTDIKIIYGMEGYLLDKPNDARAHHIIFLAQNKTGLYNLYKLVSLSHIRYFRGTKKRGRPCVPRAVLQQYRTGIIVGSACEAGELIRSIVAGRPDEELEEIAKFYDFLEIQPIHNNDFLKIDDRFPIHTDEDLRDINRKVDALAKKLDKMLIATCDVHFLNPEDAVYRAMLQKANGYRDAERQPPLYLRTTDEMLAEFDYLGAERAYECVVTNPRKIADMVEHFLPIPDELYAPTVPGADREIQEMAYARARKLYGENLPQIVSDRLELELKPILRYGFAALYIIAQRLVKKSNDDGYLVGSRGSVGSSFVATMIGVTEVNPLPPHYRCRHCQYNKFIDDGSVGSGFDLPPLDCPVCGTPLTKDGHNIPFAVFLGFNGDKVPDIDLNFSGDYQPVAHKYTEVLFGKMNVFRAGTISGLQDKNAYGYAMHYYEDQGVTKGRPYIEHMMRGCMGVKATTGQHAGGIMVVPRDMDVHYFTPIQRPANNMESDTLTTHFDYHSISERLVKLDILGHDDPTVIKMLEELTHRDPETIPFDDPATMSIFTSTEALGISPEELGANMGTYGIPEFRTSFTQKMIDDSNPDCFADLVRISGFSHGTNVWLGNAQDLIKAGTSTLKDAISARDDIMNYLMQHNVDPLLSFKTMENVRKGKGIAADVVEKLRAGGIPEWYIESCQKIKYLFPRAHATAYVMMGYRIAFCKVHYPLAYYAAYFSIRADEFDANIIAKGKTAVKAAIDALNAEAREHRGKLDNKKQDILIVLQLAWEMYLRGFSCDPVDLYASDAEKFILRENSLLPPFTALPGMGQKAAQAIVEARQYGRFISVEDLAARAHVPAPAIDILRAHGCLDGMMESNQVELFA, from the coding sequence ATGAACAAGACCTATCGGATTCTTCCCAGTGCGGAGGATATGCTCCTTCGCCTTCTGCGCGGACTCGCCCTCTCCGATGAGGAGCGGGCTCTTTTGCGTGCGTGTGCTCTGCGGCATGTCGAGGTATCGGCAGAGGAAAATACATGGGAACTTGTGATTGGCACTCCCGTCGTTCTCGATGAGGATCTTCTCGCGGCGATTGCACGGCAGGTTGAGACGAACTACAGTCTCGCGGGAGCATTCGTGCAGCAGAATGTCATTGCACTCGATCGTGCCGTTGCGCCGCTCTGGGAGCGCGTCGTGTGTGAGGCAGCAGGGGACGATGCCGTCCTTTTCCACACGCTGCGCCGAACGGAGTACGCCGTCGACGGCAATGTCATCCGTCTCTCTGCGCCGGGGCACTTCGGTGCGGAGTTGTTCGCGCAGAGCGCGGTCGCAAAGCGCATTGAGGCGGCCGTCCGCACGCATGTTGGCTGTACCTGTCGGGTCGTCTGCATGGAGTGTGAACTTGCGGACGATTTGAATGCACCTGCATGGACACCGCCCGTACTTTCCGTTCCCGCCCCCAAGGAGGTTCCCGCAGCTTTGTCTCCCTCGCGTGCCGCAAAGGGTGCAAAGGTCAAAGAGCTGCCTGCAAACGTCATTCTCGGACGCGGGGTCTCGGGTGAGGCGCGTGACCTCGGTGTACTCGAGGATGAGGTCAAGAATATCGTGCTCGAGGGCGAGGTCTTTGCTCCGCAGGCGAACAAGCTCAAATCGGGCGCGTACATCCTCCTGCTCAAATTTGCCGACAAGACGAACGGTATCGCGTGCAAAAAGTTCTTTGCCGCACGCGGGAAAACGACACAGGAGGACATTGACGCGGAGGTCGAGCGAATCCTGAAGGCAATCGGCAAGGGATGCTCTGTCCGCATACAGGGCAAGATTGAATACGATAAATTCATCAGCGATTACGTTCTCTTCATCGACAGTATGGAGCGACGCTCTGTTCCACAGCGTGAGGACACGGCACAGGTGAAGCGGGTCGAGCTGCACGCGCACACGAAAATGAGTGCACTCGATGCCGTTGTCCCGCCGAAGGTGCTCGTCGAGACGGCGGCGCGCTGGGGCTGGCCTGCCGTCGCCATCACCGACCACGGCGTTGTGCAGGCGTTCCCCGAGGCGATGAATACGGCGCGTGCCCTCAAAAAGAAGGGAACGGACATCAAGATCATCTACGGGATGGAGGGCTATCTTCTTGACAAACCGAACGATGCGCGGGCGCACCATATCATCTTCCTTGCGCAGAACAAGACAGGGCTGTATAACCTTTACAAGCTCGTCTCCCTCTCACATATCCGCTACTTCCGCGGCACGAAGAAGCGCGGTCGTCCATGTGTTCCCCGCGCCGTGCTGCAGCAGTACCGTACGGGGATCATTGTCGGCTCTGCGTGCGAGGCGGGCGAACTGATCCGCAGTATCGTCGCGGGGCGGCCCGACGAGGAGCTGGAGGAAATCGCAAAGTTTTATGACTTCCTCGAGATCCAACCGATTCACAACAACGACTTCCTCAAGATTGACGATCGTTTCCCGATTCACACGGATGAAGATCTGCGGGACATCAACCGCAAAGTCGATGCGCTTGCCAAAAAACTCGATAAAATGCTGATTGCGACCTGCGACGTGCACTTCCTCAATCCAGAGGATGCCGTCTACCGCGCCATGCTGCAAAAAGCGAACGGCTACCGTGATGCCGAGCGACAGCCGCCGCTCTATTTGCGCACGACGGACGAAATGCTTGCCGAGTTCGACTATCTCGGTGCGGAGCGTGCCTACGAGTGCGTCGTCACAAATCCAAGGAAGATCGCCGATATGGTGGAGCACTTCCTTCCGATCCCCGACGAACTCTATGCGCCGACGGTGCCGGGCGCGGACCGAGAGATCCAGGAAATGGCCTACGCGCGCGCACGTAAGCTCTACGGTGAGAATCTGCCGCAGATCGTATCCGATCGCCTCGAACTCGAGCTGAAACCGATCCTGCGCTATGGATTTGCTGCGCTCTACATCATCGCACAGCGCCTTGTGAAAAAGTCGAACGACGACGGTTACCTGGTCGGCTCACGCGGTTCGGTCGGATCGTCCTTTGTCGCGACCATGATCGGCGTCACTGAGGTCAACCCGCTGCCGCCCCACTATCGCTGCCGTCACTGTCAGTACAACAAATTCATTGACGACGGCTCCGTCGGGAGCGGCTTTGATCTGCCGCCTTTGGACTGTCCCGTCTGCGGTACGCCGCTTACGAAGGACGGGCACAATATTCCGTTCGCCGTCTTCCTCGGATTTAACGGGGACAAGGTTCCGGATATTGATCTCAACTTCTCGGGCGACTATCAGCCCGTCGCGCATAAGTACACCGAGGTTCTCTTTGGCAAGATGAACGTCTTTCGCGCAGGCACGATCTCGGGTCTGCAGGACAAGAACGCGTACGGCTATGCCATGCACTACTACGAGGATCAGGGGGTGACGAAGGGGCGTCCCTACATCGAGCATATGATGCGCGGCTGCATGGGCGTCAAGGCGACCACAGGGCAGCATGCGGGCGGCATCATGGTTGTGCCGCGCGACATGGACGTGCACTACTTTACACCCATCCAACGCCCCGCAAACAACATGGAGTCGGACACGCTGACGACCCACTTCGACTACCATTCGATCAGCGAGCGCCTCGTCAAGCTCGACATTCTCGGACACGATGACCCGACCGTTATCAAGATGCTCGAGGAGCTGACGCATCGTGATCCCGAGACAATTCCGTTCGATGATCCAGCCACCATGTCGATCTTTACATCGACCGAGGCACTCGGCATCAGCCCCGAGGAACTCGGTGCAAACATGGGAACATACGGCATTCCGGAGTTTCGCACCTCGTTCACGCAGAAGATGATTGACGACTCAAACCCCGACTGCTTTGCCGACCTGGTTCGCATCTCTGGTTTTTCCCACGGCACGAACGTCTGGCTCGGCAACGCGCAGGATCTCATCAAGGCGGGAACGAGCACACTGAAGGATGCCATCTCCGCGCGTGATGATATCATGAATTATCTTATGCAGCACAATGTTGACCCGCTGCTCTCATTTAAGACGATGGAGAATGTGCGCAAGGGGAAGGGGATCGCTGCCGATGTCGTGGAGAAGCTGCGTGCAGGTGGGATTCCCGAGTGGTACATCGAGTCCTGTCAGAAGATCAAATACCTCTTTCCGCGCGCGCACGCGACAGCGTATGTCATGATGGGATACCGCATCGCATTCTGCAAGGTACACTATCCGCTCGCGTACTACGCCGCATACTTCTCCATTCGCGCCGACGAATTTGACGCGAACATCATTGCGAAGGGGAAGACGGCAGTCAAGGCGGCGATTGATGCGCTGAATGCGGAGGCGCGTGAACATCGCGGCAAGCTCGACAACAAGAAGCAGGACATCCTGATTGTACTGCAGCTCGCGTGGGAGATGTACCTGCGCGGCTTCTCCTGCGATCCGGTGGATCTCTACGCGTCCGACGCAGAGAAATTCATCCTCCGCGAAAACTCGCTCCTCCCGCCGTTTACCGCACTTCCCGGCATGGGGCAAAAGGCGGCGCAGGCGATCGTCGAGGCACGGCAATACGGACGTTTTATCTCTGTTGAGGACCTCGCCGCACGCGCTCACGTGCCCGCGCCTGCCATTGATATCCTGCGTGCGCACGGGTGCCTTGACGGCATGATGGAGAGCAATCAGGTGGAGTTGTTTGCGTAG
- a CDS encoding HD domain-containing protein — translation MTEAAFVDAVRRAGACVFRVGGCVRDQFRGVPAKDVDYVLTGMTEETLCAIFPGAEKIGKSFPVYHVRVDGVRREVAFARRERKTGAGYRGFAVAFDPSVTIAEDLYRRDTTMNAMALELPAEKLFDPYGGRDDLAAGVIRAVSEHFMEDPVRALRAARQAAAFGFTVEEGTLSYMRACADELRAEPTERLMGELRRALMTPRPSAFFRVLRAADLLAVTFPEIAALEGQTQPTDFHPEGDALAHTFAMVDAVARETEDIKTRFAALVHDLGKGLTPRELLPHHYGHECTGLDALAAWNARMALPRDWRKAAAFVIREHMRAPRLTRPGKIADLLLGIGASGLSIAQFNVIIQADHGSLPDYLTRGADYLAAMRTVTGRSAPPELSGEEIGAWLRTERIRILRRHRETQSVKKFLLER, via the coding sequence ATGACGGAAGCTGCTTTTGTAGATGCCGTACGGCGCGCGGGGGCATGCGTCTTTCGCGTGGGCGGCTGTGTGCGCGATCAGTTTCGCGGCGTGCCGGCAAAGGATGTCGACTATGTGCTGACGGGCATGACGGAGGAAACACTCTGTGCGATCTTCCCAGGCGCGGAGAAGATCGGGAAGTCCTTTCCCGTCTACCATGTGCGTGTGGACGGCGTACGCCGTGAGGTCGCCTTTGCACGGAGGGAACGCAAGACGGGCGCGGGGTATCGTGGCTTCGCAGTTGCGTTTGACCCGTCCGTGACGATCGCGGAGGATCTCTATCGACGCGATACCACGATGAATGCGATGGCATTGGAACTCCCTGCAGAAAAATTGTTCGACCCCTACGGCGGGCGTGATGATCTCGCAGCGGGTGTAATCCGTGCTGTCTCGGAGCACTTCATGGAGGATCCTGTGCGTGCGCTGCGTGCCGCTCGACAGGCAGCAGCGTTTGGCTTCACGGTGGAGGAGGGGACACTCTCCTATATGCGTGCGTGTGCAGATGAGCTGCGTGCGGAGCCGACAGAGCGATTGATGGGCGAGCTGCGGCGTGCTCTGATGACACCGCGTCCCTCCGCCTTTTTTCGTGTGCTGCGTGCGGCGGATCTGCTTGCCGTTACCTTTCCGGAGATCGCGGCGCTCGAAGGGCAGACGCAGCCGACGGATTTCCACCCCGAGGGGGATGCCCTTGCGCATACGTTCGCGATGGTCGACGCGGTTGCACGTGAGACGGAGGATATCAAGACGCGTTTTGCCGCACTCGTGCACGATCTCGGCAAGGGACTGACCCCACGGGAACTGCTGCCGCACCATTACGGACACGAGTGCACGGGCCTCGATGCGCTCGCTGCATGGAATGCGCGTATGGCGCTGCCGCGTGACTGGCGCAAGGCAGCAGCGTTCGTCATTCGCGAGCATATGCGCGCACCGCGTCTCACGCGTCCCGGGAAGATTGCCGATCTTCTGCTCGGCATTGGTGCGTCGGGGCTTTCGATCGCGCAGTTCAATGTCATCATCCAAGCCGACCACGGCTCTCTGCCGGATTATCTCACGCGCGGCGCGGATTACCTCGCGGCGATGCGGACGGTTACGGGGCGTTCCGCACCGCCGGAGCTCTCGGGCGAGGAGATTGGCGCATGGCTGCGTACGGAGCGCATCCGCATTCTGAGGAGGCACAGAGAAACGCAAAGCGTCAAAAAATTCTTGTTGGAGCGGTAA
- a CDS encoding lytic transglycosylase domain-containing protein: MGIRSLRRRFWWGLRLIVIAVIAFAIVGGWGWVERTYIYPYEYQSYIETSAAVCCTDPYLVAAVIKHESGFEPRAQSDGGALGLMQLMPQTAAWVARQLDEPFTEDYLYDPALNIRYGVWYLAELEREFGGNDILALAAYNAGRGNVRDWMERFHWNEQFDEIEAIPYPETRLYVRRVLEDREQYKRLYDE, encoded by the coding sequence TTGGGAATTCGTAGTTTGCGGCGCAGATTCTGGTGGGGGCTGCGCCTCATTGTCATCGCCGTTATTGCCTTTGCGATTGTCGGCGGCTGGGGTTGGGTGGAGCGCACCTATATCTATCCCTATGAATATCAGAGCTACATCGAGACGAGTGCCGCCGTCTGCTGCACGGATCCCTACCTCGTCGCCGCTGTCATCAAGCATGAGAGCGGATTCGAGCCGCGTGCGCAGTCCGACGGCGGTGCGCTCGGGCTCATGCAGCTGATGCCGCAGACGGCGGCATGGGTTGCGCGCCAGCTTGACGAGCCGTTTACCGAGGACTACCTTTACGATCCAGCGCTCAACATCCGCTACGGTGTATGGTATCTTGCAGAGCTCGAGCGCGAGTTCGGCGGCAACGACATCCTTGCACTCGCGGCGTATAACGCGGGGCGCGGCAATGTGCGCGACTGGATGGAGCGCTTTCATTGGAACGAGCAGTTTGACGAAATCGAGGCGATTCCCTACCCCGAGACACGGCTCTACGTGCGTCGTGTGCTCGAGGACAGGGAACAGTACAAGAGGCTCTACGACGAATGA
- the ndk gene encoding nucleoside-diphosphate kinase codes for MEQTLVLIKPDAVGAHHIGDITKAYEDAGLQIRAMKMMQMTDRIARIHYAEHLTKPFYGELSAFMTSAPLVAMVLAGENAIARVRELHGATNPANAAEGTIRKRFAKNGSENAVHASDSPESAAREVHIFFSETEIF; via the coding sequence ATGGAACAAACTCTGGTTCTCATTAAGCCGGACGCCGTCGGGGCGCATCACATCGGAGATATTACGAAGGCGTACGAGGATGCGGGACTGCAGATTCGTGCGATGAAGATGATGCAGATGACGGACCGCATCGCACGCATTCACTATGCGGAGCATCTCACGAAGCCGTTCTACGGCGAGCTCTCTGCGTTTATGACCTCCGCGCCGCTCGTGGCGATGGTGCTCGCAGGTGAGAATGCGATTGCGCGCGTGCGTGAACTGCACGGTGCGACGAATCCGGCAAATGCGGCGGAGGGCACGATCCGCAAGCGCTTCGCCAAGAACGGGAGCGAGAACGCGGTGCACGCGTCCGACAGCCCCGAGAGCGCAGCGCGCGAGGTGCACATCTTCTTCAGTGAGACGGAGATTTTCTAA